From the genome of Latilactobacillus curvatus JCM 1096 = DSM 20019:
TTAGTTCGTTGTCTCTGTATCTGTTGGATTGGTATTCGCTGTATAATTCGTACCGGTTGTAGTGCCAGTCGTAGCAGCAGTACCAGTTGTGTTTGCTGTGTAATTATTTGTCGTTGTTGCTGCGGTGCCACTGCGACGACTACTGTAGCCACTAGTTGGATTTAATTCATCAGCGGTGCTATAGGTAATTGAACCATAGCCGTTGTTATAACCTAAATAGTGGTTCCAGAAAGTTTCGTAGTTCCGGGCAGAACCGCCAATCCCGAATTCATAGCTAGTTGCTTTTGGCGTCCAGTTGTTATAAAGCGAGGTGACGGTTGAACCGTTCAAGTTCTGTGAGCTGCCGTTGATTGAAACCGTGCCAGGTAATTGACCAGTTAATTTCAAGACTTTGCTGCTTGTGACCGTACTTGGCTTTTCATGATCATCTTCCAAACGCATGAGGCTTGGGTTGATCTGATAAACGCTGTTGGCCAATTTTGACCAGTATCTTTCATTAATCTGGCTTGAGTTGTCAGTTAAGTTACGACCAGTACTGTCATAACCCATCCATGAAGCGAGGGTGATCCCAGGGGTACTCCCGATAAACCAGATATCGCGGTTATCATTTGAAGTCCCGGTTTTCCCAACTAAGTTGTTGGTATTAAAGTAGAGTTGATCGTAAATTGAAGTAGCAGTCCCATCTGTTAAAACGCCGGCTAACATTTGGTTCATGATGTACGACGTTGCTTTTGAAAAGACGCGTTTCTTCTTAGCGTGATGTTGGTAAACGACATTACCGGCGGGATCCGTAATCTTTTCAATCACGTAGGCGTCGGTATGTTCACCTTGATCCGCGAAGGTTGAAAATGCACTGGCCTGTTCTAAGACGCTGACCCCATCACTGGTCCCACCAAGTGAAATCCCCAGTTGACTGTATTCATCAGCGGTGAGGTTGATGCCCATCTTACTCATGTACTTAGAAGGATCTGTTGTGTTCTTCAAAGCGTTATAAAGGTTAACGGTTGGAATATTCAATGACTGGGCTAACGCTTCGTCAGCTGGAATGAATTTGTTCTGGATCGTGCCACCGTAATCGGTTGGTGCGTAATCCTTGAAGTTGGTCTTGAAATCGGCCAACATCGTTTTAGAACCAATCAGTTTCTGATCGATTGCTGGACCATAGACTAACAATGGCTTGATAGTTGAACCAGGAGAACGTTTGGTCAACATGTAGTTTGTTTGTTTGAGTGAGAAATCACGTCCGCCGACAAAAGAAATCACTTTCCCAGTGCGGTTATCTAACAAGACGCTCCCGTTTTGAACAGGGGACGAAACGGTCTTTTGTAACCCCGTTTCTTCGTCAGTAACGGTATCGGTATAAGTCCGTCCGAATGTTGCGCCCTGTTGGTGAACAACCCCTTGTATGGCATCGTAAATTTCTTGATCGATAGTACTGTGAATTTGATAGCCTTTAGTGCTGAGTAATTCAGTTGCTTGTGTTTCATATTGTTTGTAGAGATTTGGATCTTTGTTAAGTTTGGCAGTTGAAACATTGGCTTCTTTGGCTAACTGTTTGGCCATAATATCAGTTGCTTGTGTTTCAAGTAAGTTATAAACATAGCCATAACTCTTCGTTGTTTCGGCTGGATCGGCTTTTGGTTGGAATTCTTTGGTTAAGTCGACTTTCTTAGCGGCTTTGTATTCAGCCTTTGTAATGCGATCGTCACGATACATCCGGAATAACACGGTATTTTTACGATCTAGACCATATTTTAAGTATTCAGGATCTTTAAGGGTGCCGTCTTGATCATATGGTGTATAGACGGAAGGACTCTGTGGCAGACCAGCAATGTAGGCAGCCTCGGCTAGAGAAAGATCCTTAGCATTTTTGCCGAATAGGCCCAATGCTGCTTCTTGAACACCAGCGATATTTTGTCCTTTATTGTTACGGCCAAGAGTGGCAACGTTTAAGTAGTCTTGTAAGATTTCTTTTTTAGTGAAATACTTATCGACCCGCAAGGCGAGCAAGACTTCGGTTGCTTTCCGTTTAAGGGTTACTTGGGAGGTTAAAACCTGCATCTTAATCAATTGTTGCGTTAAAGTCGAGCCACCGGTTTGTGAACCAAACCCAGTGACATCGGAAATAACGGCCCGCAAGAGTGCTTTGGGGACAACCCCATCGTGTTTATAGAAATCCTCATCTTCGGTTGCAACAATCGCATCCTTTAGATAAGGGGACATCTCATGGATGTTGATGGGAGTCCGAATTAAGTCGGTTTTGATTGCGCCGAACTTATTGTTCTTGGCAAAGTATAAACCGGCTGCTTGATCGGTATTATCAAGTTGTTGCTTTAGCACTTGATAACTAGGAATTGGTTCGGATTTCATTAACGCAGCAAAATAGCCCGCGCCAATTCCAGCAGCGAGCGCCATACAGATTAAGCCAATTGAGATCCCATAGAGAAAAATACTCTTAA
Proteins encoded in this window:
- a CDS encoding transglycosylase domain-containing protein, producing the protein MTSAKDRLAHLLHLPDKRSAQPTKEQKRAYIQELSQSPLSFKINVFFEAIKSIFLYGISIGLICMALAAGIGAGYFAALMKSEPIPSYQVLKQQLDNTDQAAGLYFAKNNKFGAIKTDLIRTPINIHEMSPYLKDAIVATEDEDFYKHDGVVPKALLRAVISDVTGFGSQTGGSTLTQQLIKMQVLTSQVTLKRKATEVLLALRVDKYFTKKEILQDYLNVATLGRNNKGQNIAGVQEAALGLFGKNAKDLSLAEAAYIAGLPQSPSVYTPYDQDGTLKDPEYLKYGLDRKNTVLFRMYRDDRITKAEYKAAKKVDLTKEFQPKADPAETTKSYGYVYNLLETQATDIMAKQLAKEANVSTAKLNKDPNLYKQYETQATELLSTKGYQIHSTIDQEIYDAIQGVVHQQGATFGRTYTDTVTDEETGLQKTVSSPVQNGSVLLDNRTGKVISFVGGRDFSLKQTNYMLTKRSPGSTIKPLLVYGPAIDQKLIGSKTMLADFKTNFKDYAPTDYGGTIQNKFIPADEALAQSLNIPTVNLYNALKNTTDPSKYMSKMGINLTADEYSQLGISLGGTSDGVSVLEQASAFSTFADQGEHTDAYVIEKITDPAGNVVYQHHAKKKRVFSKATSYIMNQMLAGVLTDGTATSIYDQLYFNTNNLVGKTGTSNDNRDIWFIGSTPGITLASWMGYDSTGRNLTDNSSQINERYWSKLANSVYQINPSLMRLEDDHEKPSTVTSSKVLKLTGQLPGTVSINGSSQNLNGSTVTSLYNNWTPKATSYEFGIGGSARNYETFWNHYLGYNNGYGSITYSTADELNPTSGYSSRRSGTAATTTNNYTANTTGTAATTGTTTGTNYTANTNPTDTETTN